One genomic segment of Synechocystis sp. LKSZ1 includes these proteins:
- a CDS encoding DUF3134 domain-containing protein, with the protein MSKYNPSVRQEPRYEPAAVLPITRDTSLLDWLQATNRLIPREPLEESSLDLLEEEVDITELMDGDDHLYDDDGDDDLDLSDDD; encoded by the coding sequence ATGTCTAAATATAATCCCTCCGTCCGCCAGGAACCCCGCTACGAACCCGCCGCCGTTTTACCCATTACCCGCGATACTTCCCTGCTCGACTGGCTCCAGGCCACCAACCGCCTCATTCCCCGGGAGCCCCTAGAAGAATCCTCCCTCGACTTGCTAGAGGAAGAAGTGGACATTACCGAACTCATGGATGGCGATGACCATCTCTACGATGATGATGGCGATGATGATCTCGATCTCAGTGACGATGATTAA